The genomic segment TAAGAATATCTCTGATATTTGAAAGCATTAAAACTGATAATGGATAATAAATCATCGGCTTATCATAAATAGGAATAATCTGCTTTGAAATTGATAAGGTTGCAGGATTAAGCCTTGTTCCCGATCCACCGGCTAAAATAATACCTTTCATTTTTGTGATACTCCTAAGCGTGATAATCTTAAAATTAATTGCATATCTTTTGACCAGTCCGTCGCGAGGTGAGATTCCATATTCACAGACTTTGGTTCATTGTAGAGGATTCGATCAATTAGTCCTGGATTCATGTGCATAAAGAGTGCACCAGGAACTTTTTTATTCCAAATAATTTCCTTCGCATTAATTCGATCAAGCGTAGACTTTTGAAAATCAAGTCGATTACCAAAAATACAAATTCTACCCGCTTCTGGAAGATCAAACATGTCACCAAGCCTTTCAATTCGCGAGCGCATAAATTCAGGGTGCTTTATAAGAACGGGAGCAAGCTTTGTTTTTGCAAAAGCTTTTTTCTCACGCTTCCAATACTTATCAAATTTTTCTGCTGGACGAATACGTCTCATAATTTCTTCTTGCTTAGCCTTGTGCTGTTCCGCTGGCCTGACATGTCCGTAGTGTAGAAGAAGTACATCACTATCAATCTGTGAATTGAAACCAGAGAAACCTTGTGCGTCACCATGACAAACAATATTGGATTTTAGTTTAAACGCCCTAATTTCCATTGGCTGCCATCGCTTGTTAATCGCCATATGATAATGATCTTTCCAAAAATGGATAAAGCGCACACGAACGGCATCGTGACCATTAGCCTTCGCTTCTTCAATCTTATCTTTTAATTCTTGATACTGATCTGGGTGAATGATTTCATCACAGTGAAGAAATAATGCCCAAGCATCATCTTCATCCCCGTGCTCTGCGCGCAGTTTATCAAGAGCAATATTGGCCTGACGTGAAAAG from the Bacteriovorax sp. Seq25_V genome contains:
- a CDS encoding glycosyltransferase family 2 protein, encoding MTKLYGFTFMRGVDKLDYPYLEMLESMSGLTDKIYLALGDSDDKTGENVRKLPNVDVIDTTWEDKYSGDGGTIFSRQANIALDKLRAEHGDEDDAWALFLHCDEIIHPDQYQELKDKIEEAKANGHDAVRVRFIHFWKDHYHMAINKRWQPMEIRAFKLKSNIVCHGDAQGFSGFNSQIDSDVLLLHYGHVRPAEQHKAKQEEIMRRIRPAEKFDKYWKREKKAFAKTKLAPVLIKHPEFMRSRIERLGDMFDLPEAGRICIFGNRLDFQKSTLDRINAKEIIWNKKVPGALFMHMNPGLIDRILYNEPKSVNMESHLATDWSKDMQLILRLSRLGVSQK